GAGTTTAACCTCTCGCGAGCGAGAAGGACTTATTTACATTGCCTCCTGGATTTCAGAAACAGAATCTGGCGACATATCAGAGAACACATCGTTTATAAATAATTTTAGATATTCGTTGTGGGAGAAAGTTCGCGCCGATGGCCATACATGTATAGGTAAACTTTGCCCATATTATAGAGATTGTTTTGTATATAAAATAAGACGCAAGGTATCCGAAGCCCAGATGTTGATTGTCAATCACGCATTGCTTATATCTGACCTTGGCGGCGCTATTTTGGGCGATTACAGCTACTTAATCGTTGACGAGGCGCATAAACTTGATATGGTGGCTGTGGAGCTTCTTGGAGGAGAGATAAGTATATGGAGAGTAAAATCGGTTTTAGATGGAATATATAAAGAAGCAGCTGTCCCCTCGGGCGTTTTATCGTATATTATGACTGCTTTGGGTGATCACTCTTTGGATGAACAATTTGAAAGGATAAAGGAGAATATATCTTTTATTCGCGAGTGCGCTGATAAATTTTTCTCCGAGCTCGCGCTGAACATGGAATTAATCTATCACTGGCAGAAACAGAAATATCAGGTGCGAAAGAGATATGATTATATTAATCCCGTATATAAATCGATAAAAGATAGAGGAGATGAACTTATTGCGGCGCTGAAATCGCTATATACAGAACTTGATATATTTATCGATAATCTTGGCGAACCTCAAAACGAGGAACTGAGGAAATATTTTGAAGAACTTAAGGGCGAGCGAGCCAAGCTAATGGAACTTATGGATGATCTGCTTGTGGTTTTAAGCCCTGACGAGCCCGATGTTGTTTATTGGATGGAGTCACCGACAAGTCCGGATTCTATTGATGCCAGACTTTGCTGGGCGCCACTTGATGTAGGACAGGTCCTAAACACTGAGCTTTATGAGCGGCTGGGAGCAGCGGTGTTCACATCGGCGACGCTGGCTATTGCCGAGGATTTCTCTTATTACCTTGAGCGCCTCGGGCTTGTATATGCACCTCGAGAGCGAGTTAGAACTTTGCTTCTTGGTTCCCCATACGATTACGAAACTCAACTACGCATCGTCGTCACGGAGTTCATGCCATCACCGAGAGAACTCGAGCGCTTCATCGATAAAACATCCGCGTTGGTGCGTGAAACATCGCGAAAGTTTAGAAAGGGAACTATGGTTCTTTTCACGAGTCACGATTCATTGAGACAGATTTACGAGACCCTTTATTACGATTTCCAGCAGGTTGGCATAAAACTTTTGGGACAGGGATTTTCTGGTTCTCTTGCTGCGATATCGAGAACATTTATAGAAGATGTAGAGTCGGTGCTTCTTGGGACGGAAAGTTTCTGGCAAGGTATAGACATCCCCGGCAAAAGCCTCGAATTGTTGATACTAACTAAGCTTCCATTTCCAGTTCCGGACGACCCCTATATTGAAGCCATGAGTGAACGGCTTCAGAGATGTGGACGAAGCCCTTTCGAGGAATTTATTGTGCCACAGGCTGTGATTCGATTTCGGCAGGGCATAGGACGGCTGATAAGAAGCGAGACCGACAGAGGTGTCCTTGCAATCCTGGACAAAAGAATAATAACTATGCGTTATGGGGAGAAATTCATTAGCTCTCTACCTAAAAAACCTGAAATAGCCAAATCACTTGATGAGGTGTACCAGATCGTTGCTGAGCATCTGGGTTAAAAGCTTATGCTATTTTCTTATGCTGCGGAGGAATATTTAATACCTAATAGCTTTTGATTTTACATACTTCATTCGGCTGCCGGTTAGAACTCCATGGGAACTGAAAGCTCCTCAGAAATGGATTTCAAATCCTCGTAAACCTTTGGATCAATCTCGATGAAGTCTTTGTGTAATTCCTCTTTCTCTGCTTCTTTTTCGCCGGCGACATATATTCTTGTTGCCCCATCCGCTTTTGGACAGTTCCTGAGGATGTTTATGTATTCGTCAAGTCTTGCCTTGAACTCCTCCACGGGCATGAACGCATCGATTCTCAGGGCAGCGAACATATGGCAGATGTTTGGTGGTTCGCCTTTTTTCTTATATGTGTTAGGTCCAAAAGCACCACCTGAGAGAACTCCGGTCAGTATGTCGATAACAAATGAAAGTCCATAGCCCTTGTGTCCGCCGGTTTCCTCGTCAGCACCGCCGAGAGGCAATAAACCTCCGCCTTTGCGTTCGAGTAGGTTAGCCAGAACCCTTGCTGCGTCCTGTGTCGGTCGGCCTGTCTCGTCAGTTGCCCAGGTTGTTGGGAGAGGCTTTGATAGTCTGTTATAAACCTCAAGTTTTCCGCGAGGAACCGTTGATGTCGCCATATCAAGCACTATGGGTTTCTCTTTACCTGCAGGAAATGCCAGCGCCAGCGGATTTGTTCCAAGCACTGCATCCTTACCGTATGTTGGCACCATAATCGGTGCAGAGTTGGTTAAGGATACCCCAATAAGGTCGTATTTAAGTGCCATCATCGCATAGTAGCCTGCTATCCCGTAGTGGTTCGAGTTTCTAACAACGCCAACGCAGACATTGTTATCGAGGGCTTTTTTTATAACCATTTCCATTACTCTGTATCCAACCACCTGACCAAGTCCGTCGCCGCCTGAGGCAAGAATCGTGTTCTGCGTTTCCTTTAGTATCTCAATTTTAGCCACCGGTTTCATTATGCCGCTTTTTATCCCGTTAACATATCTTCTCATTCTTGCCACGCCGTGGGAGCTTATTCCGCGCCTATCGGAGGCTATAAGAACATCCATGACTATTTTGGCGTCGTCCTCTGGCACGCCAAGTTTTTTGAAAACTTCTACTCCGAAATTAAATAGTTTATCGATGTTCACCTTGATCAACTCCATTAGTTTCCCCCTTTATTCTTCCATTCTTTCTATTATCGCCCTCGTGAACTCAGAGGTCCTAACGGGCTCTATCCCCATGTGGCGTGCGAGATCATAGGTGACGATTTTATCAGCGATAGTTTTTTCGAGGGCTTTGGTTATGAGATTTGCGGCTTCGTTAAACCCAATGTATTCCAGCATCATCGCGGATTTCAACCACAAGTTTCTTGTCGAGGAGTTCGCAGAGTTCTTTGGCTTCAACCGATGAATAAGGCGATTCGTTTTCCATATATCTCTTAATATTAACACATCAATGTTAACAACTTAAAAAATGAATCTCCAAAACTTTTTGGGATAATATCTCTTAATAATTTGCTTGAGGCAAGCTATATTTATTTGATGTCTAATCGTCTTTATAAACTATTTAGGATAAAATTCTTGCATTTTCGTAAATCATCTCCAAAATAGATATTGAAAGGCTGTTTTAACAGAGTATATTAATCTCGGGCGAAATGTTCAGGCGAGGTTTCACATTAATAGAGCTTATGATCGTCGTTGTGGTTGTTGGCATATTGGCTGCTATAGCTATTCCTATGTATAACAATGCTACTGTTCGTGCTAAACAGGCTCAAGCGAAGGTTGTTCTGGCAGGGATAAGGGAATCTCTTGAGGAATGGTACGAGGAATACGGTGGTTTTCCCGAGTGGTGGGACGGTTGGCCTCTTGGTTTTAGGTGGCATGACAGATATTTCTGGTTTCATCCTATAGCGTTTAGAGGAAATAGGTGGGTTTTTCTCGATTATTATCACCCCGAAGAGGACCCAGTTTATGAATACACTTTATTTATCGGTGAGTGCCCATACGAGGGAACATATGCAAACTCAGGTTTTATCGATTTTATCGACCATCTACTTAATCCGCTTCCTTCATTGGCGAACGCCTTCTGGTATTGGTCTGACCTTAGTTGTGAGGATTACTGGGTTATGGCTGACCCTATAAGAAGTCCAGATAAGAGTCTAAGAAACTCTGAAAGGCTTATAATAACGAGTTCTGGCAAACTTTTTAAAGTGCCTGCTTCAGTAATACCCGACAAAATATGGAGCAATCCAGCAGGAGTTAATTGCGGTGACTAAAAGTAGAGTTATCTTCTTGGTCTTCATATTCATAGTTCCTGTATTTATAGTTTCATGTTCAAGAGGGAAAAAAGAGAAATCCTCGGCAAAAATAAATATTGACCTTCAAGAGTTTGACAAAGTAATAGAGATTTATCCCGACCTTAGAGAACTTCTCTCAAAACAATCCACGAGTGGTGATGAAATACAAAATTTGCTCTTAGAGTATGATGTTAAAGTGCCTATAACGAAGGTTTTGTATTACTACGATGCGATAACTGAAATAAAGGACGCCATCGTTAAAGGCAGTGCCAAGGAGAAAAAAAGGGTGCGTAAAAAGTACGGTGAGGACGCATTCATGATGGTTGAGGAAAATCTTGAATATCTGACAGGTGAATAAACATGATTTCCTGAACTTTCGCAGCGTCTTACTTATTGCCTTTGGGAACTTTTTTATTATTATTTTTTGAACTTATTCTGGAGGATTTTGAATGTGCGGAATAGTTGGCTATGTTGGGAAAAGAGATGCGGTTAATGTTCTCATTGAGGGGCTCAAAAGACTCGAGTATCGCGGTTATGATTCAGCGGGCATAGCTATAATAGAGGACGGCAAACTGAGGGTAATGAAAAGAAAAGGGAAAATAG
The nucleotide sequence above comes from bacterium. Encoded proteins:
- a CDS encoding 3'-5' exoribonuclease, with translation MGIFGQKEVVAFDFETTGVDPGFDRIIEIGAVRVFDDGRQETFKRLVNPQRPVPFYVKQLTGIDDSMLSEAEPIELVLPQFLDFLDNALLIGHNVSFDLGFLFENCRALGLRIPRNRVVDTLSLARVLYPTAVNHQLETLAALFKVELVRAHRAYYDALATLGVAEKLWQKLLSLPEPLFDQIEELIFAAGASDLEFYWRLAREHRMFRENLPPPPKVNSDKLVVLQNELGEPTSESVDFDPDIIEAYFSENSPLGTVLKNFKVRSQQQDMAAAVTQAFIDGELLMVEAGTGVGKSFAYLVPALFWSAANGEKVVVSTYTKALQEQLFFKDLPVLRKVLPFDFYALLLKGKGNYICLYRLERYMRDPMSLTSREREGLIYIASWISETESGDISENTSFINNFRYSLWEKVRADGHTCIGKLCPYYRDCFVYKIRRKVSEAQMLIVNHALLISDLGGAILGDYSYLIVDEAHKLDMVAVELLGGEISIWRVKSVLDGIYKEAAVPSGVLSYIMTALGDHSLDEQFERIKENISFIRECADKFFSELALNMELIYHWQKQKYQVRKRYDYINPVYKSIKDRGDELIAALKSLYTELDIFIDNLGEPQNEELRKYFEELKGERAKLMELMDDLLVVLSPDEPDVVYWMESPTSPDSIDARLCWAPLDVGQVLNTELYERLGAAVFTSATLAIAEDFSYYLERLGLVYAPRERVRTLLLGSPYDYETQLRIVVTEFMPSPRELERFIDKTSALVRETSRKFRKGTMVLFTSHDSLRQIYETLYYDFQQVGIKLLGQGFSGSLAAISRTFIEDVESVLLGTESFWQGIDIPGKSLELLILTKLPFPVPDDPYIEAMSERLQRCGRSPFEEFIVPQAVIRFRQGIGRLIRSETDRGVLAILDKRIITMRYGEKFISSLPKKPEIAKSLDEVYQIVAEHLG
- a CDS encoding Ldh family oxidoreductase, whose amino-acid sequence is MELIKVNIDKLFNFGVEVFKKLGVPEDDAKIVMDVLIASDRRGISSHGVARMRRYVNGIKSGIMKPVAKIEILKETQNTILASGGDGLGQVVGYRVMEMVIKKALDNNVCVGVVRNSNHYGIAGYYAMMALKYDLIGVSLTNSAPIMVPTYGKDAVLGTNPLALAFPAGKEKPIVLDMATSTVPRGKLEVYNRLSKPLPTTWATDETGRPTQDAARVLANLLERKGGGLLPLGGADEETGGHKGYGLSFVIDILTGVLSGGAFGPNTYKKKGEPPNICHMFAALRIDAFMPVEEFKARLDEYINILRNCPKADGATRIYVAGEKEAEKEELHKDFIEIDPKVYEDLKSISEELSVPMEF
- a CDS encoding prepilin-type N-terminal cleavage/methylation domain-containing protein; the protein is MFRRGFTLIELMIVVVVVGILAAIAIPMYNNATVRAKQAQAKVVLAGIRESLEEWYEEYGGFPEWWDGWPLGFRWHDRYFWFHPIAFRGNRWVFLDYYHPEEDPVYEYTLFIGECPYEGTYANSGFIDFIDHLLNPLPSLANAFWYWSDLSCEDYWVMADPIRSPDKSLRNSERLIITSSGKLFKVPASVIPDKIWSNPAGVNCGD